A single window of Cataglyphis hispanica isolate Lineage 1 chromosome 2, ULB_Chis1_1.0, whole genome shotgun sequence DNA harbors:
- the LOC126858767 gene encoding uncharacterized protein LOC126858767 isoform X1 — protein MHVNIIKLYARKYNICRDDNQNFVICFNTMSLHTLKRSTLRQSFLLRLGRKPSILIRTERLKGRYLFRSAVRRVIEYIEWITDILIAEEISDDVTINIKLAQQRHKLEKKLLTLKDRSVLLVHPVERSSMDKAYIYDLLKKLHAFSKHSEDLRKSLAAVCVYQYLPADRVIVRQGHKARNLYFIVNGEVNLSKIEIDEFTGDERTIDMGVMKPGDMFGEVALFHMIPRSSTVISKTSVDLLLISQDDFDNILRVALTKKWDVLRDALVHFNYFKTWDEETVRECCILSKLKDFKPNEVLLGDGKGMVNYVYFILSGECRLIEHMLVRERPSYHGIQYELYDSETSLGPQHQPKEVSKKIAKSNKLPELDYNFEQRPANTHDVDRLSIVTTTLLDVVKGWHEITDVAMMLMREPSVTSELRYPDDIRTIFMQVCTFSRGACFGLGENMLHRRIVAITPVRCFLIPRYWLLEHNHANIWGRVIRFMNSKYPTKKQLFNEFLLNRKWMAYKQNLIEDIITRRGRYRSSTTIHDVPYSIRITDEIDPKI, from the exons atgcatgtaaatataattaaattatatgcacgtaaatataacatttgtcGAG acgataatcaaaattttgtaatttgttttaaCACAATGTCTTTACATACATTAAAAAGAAGTACCTTACGGCAATCGTTCTTATTAAGATTGGGAAGGAAGCCTTCGATACTTATCAgg ACCGAAAGATTAAAAGGTCGTTATTTGTTTCGATCGGCGGTACGACGcgttatagaatatatagaatGGATAACGGATATACTAATAGCCGAAGAAATTAGCGACGatgtaacaattaatattaaattggcTCAACAGAGACACAAATTAGAAAAGAAGCTGCTCACATTAAAG GATCGATCTGTGCTGCTAGTGCATCCGGTTGAAAGATCCTCCATGGACaaagcatatatatacgatCTTCTTAAAAAGTTGCACGCATTCTCGAAACATTCGGAGGATTTGAGAAAAAGTCTAGCCGCGGTATGCGTTTATCAGTATTTGCCGGCTGATCGTGTAATTGTTCGTCAGGGTCATAAAGCgagaaatctttattttattgtgaatGGCGAAGTCAATCTATCGAAAATTGAGATTGATGAATTCACAG GTGACGAGAGAACTATAGACATGGGCGTTATGAAACCAGGGGATATGTTTGGCGAAGTTGCATTATTCCATATGATACCGAGATCATCAACTGTGATTTCCAAAA catCAGTCGATTTGCTTCTGATTAGTCAGGACGATTTCGATAATATCTTGCGCGTTGCCTTGACGAAAAAATGGGACGTTTTGCGCGACGCGTTAGttcatttcaattatttcaaaacgTGGGATGAAGAAACGGTACGAGAGTGTTGTATTCTGAGCAAGCTGAAAGACTTTAAGCCTAACGAG GTTCTGTTAGGCGATGGAAAAGGTATGGTgaattatgtgtattttattctaaGTGGCGAATGTCGCCTTATCGAACATATGCTCGTCCGCGAACGGCCCTCTTATCACGGAAtacaatatgaattatatgatTCCGAAACTTCTTTGGGTCCGCAACATCAACCAAAAGAAGTATCTAAGAAAATTGCGAAATCTAACAAGCTGCCTGAATTGGATTACAATTTTGAACAA agACCTGCCAACACCCACGACGTTGATCGGTTAAGTATTGTTACTACTACACTTTTGGATGTC GTTAAAGGATGGCACGAAATTACTGATGTCGCAATGATGTTAATGCGAGAACCATCGGTTACGTCCGAATTACGTTATCCGGATGACATTCGTACTATATTTATGCAAGTATGCACTTTTTCTCGAGGTGCATGTTTTGGTTTAG gaGAGAATATGCTTCATCGGAGAATCGTAGCGATTACGCCGGTACGATGTTTTCTTATTCCTCGATATTGGTTGCTCGAGCACAATCATGCTAATATCTGGGGACGCGTAATACGGTTTATGAACTCAAAATATCCAACTAAGAAGCAATTATTCAACGAGTTTCTTCTAAATCGAAA ATGGATGGCATATAAGCAGAATTTAATTGAAGATATTATTACACGACGTGGTCGCTATCGTAGTAGCACAACGATACATGACGTGCCGTATTCTATCAGAATTACAGATGAGATAgatccaaaaatataa
- the LOC126858767 gene encoding uncharacterized protein LOC126858767 isoform X2 — translation MHVNIIKLYARKYNICRDDNQNFVICFNTMSLHTLKRSTLRQSFLLRLGRKPSILIRRHKLEKKLLTLKDRSVLLVHPVERSSMDKAYIYDLLKKLHAFSKHSEDLRKSLAAVCVYQYLPADRVIVRQGHKARNLYFIVNGEVNLSKIEIDEFTGDERTIDMGVMKPGDMFGEVALFHMIPRSSTVISKTSVDLLLISQDDFDNILRVALTKKWDVLRDALVHFNYFKTWDEETVRECCILSKLKDFKPNEVLLGDGKGMVNYVYFILSGECRLIEHMLVRERPSYHGIQYELYDSETSLGPQHQPKEVSKKIAKSNKLPELDYNFEQRPANTHDVDRLSIVTTTLLDVVKGWHEITDVAMMLMREPSVTSELRYPDDIRTIFMQVCTFSRGACFGLGENMLHRRIVAITPVRCFLIPRYWLLEHNHANIWGRVIRFMNSKYPTKKQLFNEFLLNRKWMAYKQNLIEDIITRRGRYRSSTTIHDVPYSIRITDEIDPKI, via the exons atgcatgtaaatataattaaattatatgcacgtaaatataacatttgtcGAG acgataatcaaaattttgtaatttgttttaaCACAATGTCTTTACATACATTAAAAAGAAGTACCTTACGGCAATCGTTCTTATTAAGATTGGGAAGGAAGCCTTCGATACTTATCAgg AGACACAAATTAGAAAAGAAGCTGCTCACATTAAAG GATCGATCTGTGCTGCTAGTGCATCCGGTTGAAAGATCCTCCATGGACaaagcatatatatacgatCTTCTTAAAAAGTTGCACGCATTCTCGAAACATTCGGAGGATTTGAGAAAAAGTCTAGCCGCGGTATGCGTTTATCAGTATTTGCCGGCTGATCGTGTAATTGTTCGTCAGGGTCATAAAGCgagaaatctttattttattgtgaatGGCGAAGTCAATCTATCGAAAATTGAGATTGATGAATTCACAG GTGACGAGAGAACTATAGACATGGGCGTTATGAAACCAGGGGATATGTTTGGCGAAGTTGCATTATTCCATATGATACCGAGATCATCAACTGTGATTTCCAAAA catCAGTCGATTTGCTTCTGATTAGTCAGGACGATTTCGATAATATCTTGCGCGTTGCCTTGACGAAAAAATGGGACGTTTTGCGCGACGCGTTAGttcatttcaattatttcaaaacgTGGGATGAAGAAACGGTACGAGAGTGTTGTATTCTGAGCAAGCTGAAAGACTTTAAGCCTAACGAG GTTCTGTTAGGCGATGGAAAAGGTATGGTgaattatgtgtattttattctaaGTGGCGAATGTCGCCTTATCGAACATATGCTCGTCCGCGAACGGCCCTCTTATCACGGAAtacaatatgaattatatgatTCCGAAACTTCTTTGGGTCCGCAACATCAACCAAAAGAAGTATCTAAGAAAATTGCGAAATCTAACAAGCTGCCTGAATTGGATTACAATTTTGAACAA agACCTGCCAACACCCACGACGTTGATCGGTTAAGTATTGTTACTACTACACTTTTGGATGTC GTTAAAGGATGGCACGAAATTACTGATGTCGCAATGATGTTAATGCGAGAACCATCGGTTACGTCCGAATTACGTTATCCGGATGACATTCGTACTATATTTATGCAAGTATGCACTTTTTCTCGAGGTGCATGTTTTGGTTTAG gaGAGAATATGCTTCATCGGAGAATCGTAGCGATTACGCCGGTACGATGTTTTCTTATTCCTCGATATTGGTTGCTCGAGCACAATCATGCTAATATCTGGGGACGCGTAATACGGTTTATGAACTCAAAATATCCAACTAAGAAGCAATTATTCAACGAGTTTCTTCTAAATCGAAA ATGGATGGCATATAAGCAGAATTTAATTGAAGATATTATTACACGACGTGGTCGCTATCGTAGTAGCACAACGATACATGACGTGCCGTATTCTATCAGAATTACAGATGAGATAgatccaaaaatataa
- the LOC126858767 gene encoding uncharacterized protein LOC126858767 isoform X3, whose translation MHVNIIKLYARKYNICRDDNQNFVICFNTMSLHTLKRSTLRQSFLLRLGRKPSILIRTERLKGRYLFRSAVRRVIEYIEWITDILIAEEISDDVTINIKLAQQRHKLEKKLLTLKDRSVLLVHPVERSSMDKAYIYDLLKKLHAFSKHSEDLRKSLAAVCVYQYLPADRVIVRQGHKARNLYFIVNGEVNLSKIEIDEFTGDERTIDMGVMKPGDMFGEVALFHMIPRSSTVISKTSVDLLLISQDDFDNILRVALTKKWDVLRDALVHFNYFKTWDEETVRECCILSKLKDFKPNERPANTHDVDRLSIVTTTLLDVVKGWHEITDVAMMLMREPSVTSELRYPDDIRTIFMQVCTFSRGACFGLGENMLHRRIVAITPVRCFLIPRYWLLEHNHANIWGRVIRFMNSKYPTKKQLFNEFLLNRKWMAYKQNLIEDIITRRGRYRSSTTIHDVPYSIRITDEIDPKI comes from the exons atgcatgtaaatataattaaattatatgcacgtaaatataacatttgtcGAG acgataatcaaaattttgtaatttgttttaaCACAATGTCTTTACATACATTAAAAAGAAGTACCTTACGGCAATCGTTCTTATTAAGATTGGGAAGGAAGCCTTCGATACTTATCAgg ACCGAAAGATTAAAAGGTCGTTATTTGTTTCGATCGGCGGTACGACGcgttatagaatatatagaatGGATAACGGATATACTAATAGCCGAAGAAATTAGCGACGatgtaacaattaatattaaattggcTCAACAGAGACACAAATTAGAAAAGAAGCTGCTCACATTAAAG GATCGATCTGTGCTGCTAGTGCATCCGGTTGAAAGATCCTCCATGGACaaagcatatatatacgatCTTCTTAAAAAGTTGCACGCATTCTCGAAACATTCGGAGGATTTGAGAAAAAGTCTAGCCGCGGTATGCGTTTATCAGTATTTGCCGGCTGATCGTGTAATTGTTCGTCAGGGTCATAAAGCgagaaatctttattttattgtgaatGGCGAAGTCAATCTATCGAAAATTGAGATTGATGAATTCACAG GTGACGAGAGAACTATAGACATGGGCGTTATGAAACCAGGGGATATGTTTGGCGAAGTTGCATTATTCCATATGATACCGAGATCATCAACTGTGATTTCCAAAA catCAGTCGATTTGCTTCTGATTAGTCAGGACGATTTCGATAATATCTTGCGCGTTGCCTTGACGAAAAAATGGGACGTTTTGCGCGACGCGTTAGttcatttcaattatttcaaaacgTGGGATGAAGAAACGGTACGAGAGTGTTGTATTCTGAGCAAGCTGAAAGACTTTAAGCCTAACGAG agACCTGCCAACACCCACGACGTTGATCGGTTAAGTATTGTTACTACTACACTTTTGGATGTC GTTAAAGGATGGCACGAAATTACTGATGTCGCAATGATGTTAATGCGAGAACCATCGGTTACGTCCGAATTACGTTATCCGGATGACATTCGTACTATATTTATGCAAGTATGCACTTTTTCTCGAGGTGCATGTTTTGGTTTAG gaGAGAATATGCTTCATCGGAGAATCGTAGCGATTACGCCGGTACGATGTTTTCTTATTCCTCGATATTGGTTGCTCGAGCACAATCATGCTAATATCTGGGGACGCGTAATACGGTTTATGAACTCAAAATATCCAACTAAGAAGCAATTATTCAACGAGTTTCTTCTAAATCGAAA ATGGATGGCATATAAGCAGAATTTAATTGAAGATATTATTACACGACGTGGTCGCTATCGTAGTAGCACAACGATACATGACGTGCCGTATTCTATCAGAATTACAGATGAGATAgatccaaaaatataa
- the LOC126858767 gene encoding uncharacterized protein LOC126858767 isoform X4 — translation MHVNITFVERHKLEKKLLTLKDRSVLLVHPVERSSMDKAYIYDLLKKLHAFSKHSEDLRKSLAAVCVYQYLPADRVIVRQGHKARNLYFIVNGEVNLSKIEIDEFTGDERTIDMGVMKPGDMFGEVALFHMIPRSSTVISKTSVDLLLISQDDFDNILRVALTKKWDVLRDALVHFNYFKTWDEETVRECCILSKLKDFKPNEVLLGDGKGMVNYVYFILSGECRLIEHMLVRERPSYHGIQYELYDSETSLGPQHQPKEVSKKIAKSNKLPELDYNFEQRPANTHDVDRLSIVTTTLLDVVKGWHEITDVAMMLMREPSVTSELRYPDDIRTIFMQVCTFSRGACFGLGENMLHRRIVAITPVRCFLIPRYWLLEHNHANIWGRVIRFMNSKYPTKKQLFNEFLLNRKWMAYKQNLIEDIITRRGRYRSSTTIHDVPYSIRITDEIDPKI, via the exons atgcacgtaaatataacatttgtcGAG AGACACAAATTAGAAAAGAAGCTGCTCACATTAAAG GATCGATCTGTGCTGCTAGTGCATCCGGTTGAAAGATCCTCCATGGACaaagcatatatatacgatCTTCTTAAAAAGTTGCACGCATTCTCGAAACATTCGGAGGATTTGAGAAAAAGTCTAGCCGCGGTATGCGTTTATCAGTATTTGCCGGCTGATCGTGTAATTGTTCGTCAGGGTCATAAAGCgagaaatctttattttattgtgaatGGCGAAGTCAATCTATCGAAAATTGAGATTGATGAATTCACAG GTGACGAGAGAACTATAGACATGGGCGTTATGAAACCAGGGGATATGTTTGGCGAAGTTGCATTATTCCATATGATACCGAGATCATCAACTGTGATTTCCAAAA catCAGTCGATTTGCTTCTGATTAGTCAGGACGATTTCGATAATATCTTGCGCGTTGCCTTGACGAAAAAATGGGACGTTTTGCGCGACGCGTTAGttcatttcaattatttcaaaacgTGGGATGAAGAAACGGTACGAGAGTGTTGTATTCTGAGCAAGCTGAAAGACTTTAAGCCTAACGAG GTTCTGTTAGGCGATGGAAAAGGTATGGTgaattatgtgtattttattctaaGTGGCGAATGTCGCCTTATCGAACATATGCTCGTCCGCGAACGGCCCTCTTATCACGGAAtacaatatgaattatatgatTCCGAAACTTCTTTGGGTCCGCAACATCAACCAAAAGAAGTATCTAAGAAAATTGCGAAATCTAACAAGCTGCCTGAATTGGATTACAATTTTGAACAA agACCTGCCAACACCCACGACGTTGATCGGTTAAGTATTGTTACTACTACACTTTTGGATGTC GTTAAAGGATGGCACGAAATTACTGATGTCGCAATGATGTTAATGCGAGAACCATCGGTTACGTCCGAATTACGTTATCCGGATGACATTCGTACTATATTTATGCAAGTATGCACTTTTTCTCGAGGTGCATGTTTTGGTTTAG gaGAGAATATGCTTCATCGGAGAATCGTAGCGATTACGCCGGTACGATGTTTTCTTATTCCTCGATATTGGTTGCTCGAGCACAATCATGCTAATATCTGGGGACGCGTAATACGGTTTATGAACTCAAAATATCCAACTAAGAAGCAATTATTCAACGAGTTTCTTCTAAATCGAAA ATGGATGGCATATAAGCAGAATTTAATTGAAGATATTATTACACGACGTGGTCGCTATCGTAGTAGCACAACGATACATGACGTGCCGTATTCTATCAGAATTACAGATGAGATAgatccaaaaatataa